The proteins below come from a single [Synechococcus] sp. NIES-970 genomic window:
- the atpG-II gene encoding ATP synthase F1, gamma subunit, which produces MVNGAWPSIFPSVIRQHLFISLHRVMVESLTSKNVAHLALMQAAEKNIEERLGDFQGNYRQQRQNIITEELLDIISSFETLNKKSFEIKTRI; this is translated from the coding sequence ATGGTGAATGGTGCTTGGCCGTCAATTTTTCCCAGCGTGATTCGTCAGCACCTATTTATCAGTTTGCACCGCGTCATGGTCGAGTCCCTCACCAGCAAAAATGTGGCTCATTTAGCATTGATGCAGGCCGCCGAAAAAAATATTGAAGAACGTTTGGGTGATTTCCAGGGAAATTATCGTCAGCAGCGACAAAATATAATTACTGAAGAGTTGCTTGATATTATTTCTAGTTTTGAGACGTTAAACAAAAAAAGCTTTGAAATAAAAACTAGAATTTAA
- a CDS encoding hypothetical protein (conserved hypothetical protein) has protein sequence MKSFLKFSIFMLCFGFWGSPVLAQTQRISAQAAQHQVPTIALKVNQGVNLTLPDGVLVYKGWLDDGLLIQLDGDRPFEQGASILHLVAHQAGQAQLSLVTRDANQVESLYVFKLVAGSQGNSIVNVTAHPVDHANPVAMNRNPTQHLQQGVALAIERRLLVENSELHLAIQGAISQIAQGVSMEQAASTAQLDPRTLAQLFHMGQGESLPLPHNPTRQEPLLVRAEPVPNSNHFDDTEIEARLAALESQVERLDGRVASLDSQQSEFLAQLQTLDQQQEIFIALLQQNN, from the coding sequence ATGAAATCTTTTTTAAAGTTTTCTATTTTTATGTTGTGCTTCGGGTTTTGGGGTTCGCCTGTCCTTGCTCAAACGCAACGAATTTCCGCACAGGCAGCGCAACATCAGGTTCCCACCATTGCACTCAAGGTCAATCAGGGGGTGAATCTCACTCTACCGGATGGAGTTTTGGTGTACAAGGGTTGGCTTGATGATGGTTTACTGATTCAACTCGATGGCGATCGCCCCTTTGAACAAGGAGCTTCTATTCTTCACCTGGTCGCCCACCAAGCGGGACAAGCCCAACTCAGTTTAGTTACCCGTGATGCAAACCAGGTGGAATCACTCTATGTCTTTAAACTGGTAGCGGGTTCCCAAGGCAATAGTATCGTCAATGTTACGGCTCATCCTGTTGATCACGCCAATCCTGTAGCGATGAATAGGAATCCGACGCAGCACCTCCAACAGGGAGTTGCCCTAGCCATTGAACGGCGATTATTGGTGGAAAATTCCGAGTTACATCTGGCGATTCAGGGGGCAATCTCCCAAATTGCTCAAGGAGTTTCCATGGAACAGGCGGCAAGCACTGCTCAATTGGATCCCCGCACCCTCGCCCAACTTTTCCACATGGGTCAAGGTGAATCCTTACCTTTACCGCATAACCCCACGCGCCAGGAACCGTTGTTAGTCAGGGCTGAGCCAGTGCCTAATTCCAATCATTTTGATGATACCGAGATCGAGGCAAGGCTTGCGGCTCTGGAAAGTCAGGTGGAGCGTTTGGATGGTCGGGTGGCCAGTTTGGATTCCCAGCAATCAGAATTTTTGGCACAACTACAAACCTTAGATCAGCAACAGGAAATTTTCATCGCTCTACTTCAACAAAACAATTAG
- a CDS encoding hypothetical protein (conserved hypothetical protein): MPRPATAPVPHTLDNHQIANAIARGLTTHPDTPFRSGLYLRYQTMIRSLRRGSTLSQAARQGNLQLTHVQSVLENAGVAPEAVGL, from the coding sequence ATGCCGCGTCCCGCAACGGCCCCTGTTCCCCATACTTTGGACAATCATCAAATTGCCAATGCGATCGCCAGAGGACTAACGACCCATCCTGATACACCTTTCCGTAGTGGACTTTATCTGCGCTACCAAACAATGATCCGTAGTCTACGGCGTGGTTCTACCCTCTCTCAAGCAGCACGACAAGGTAATCTCCAACTCACCCATGTGCAATCAGTTCTTGAAAATGCAGGGGTTGCACCGGAGGCGGTGGGGTTATGA
- a CDS encoding hypothetical protein (conserved hypothetical protein), translated as MKLPFLWVVLVLILLLSFAWGTRSLATSTPMVNLETLRWVDLPPIQTSAFYQVDTGLSEQVGYSLDKRIQVGDRLTDIFTLGDMAATGIADLSPIQIASLAQLDLQDIALSAFTHFTQQSLGSLVEALPALAKLQLDEIPSLTDLVRSQIGEGVQDLLSENLGALVSNAAIAQLPLSQIPNLQTFSVADIPSLAETSLKAFTGWQGIHLKDIPGLDLIPLADLGILSPSAIASLDLVWGAAESQATFQPISGSTTVGFRYPCQQERCAYIGLSGQGRQGDRTHSWAVFVDLNNSGSISSEEMTD; from the coding sequence ATGAAATTGCCATTTCTCTGGGTTGTGCTTGTTTTGATCTTACTGCTGAGTTTTGCCTGGGGAACCCGCAGTTTAGCAACTTCTACTCCTATGGTGAATCTGGAAACCTTACGCTGGGTTGATTTACCGCCGATTCAAACTAGTGCTTTCTATCAGGTTGATACGGGGTTATCAGAGCAGGTAGGGTATTCCCTCGATAAACGGATTCAAGTGGGCGATCGCCTGACGGATATCTTTACCCTGGGGGATATGGCAGCGACTGGGATTGCGGATTTATCGCCTATTCAGATTGCATCCCTGGCACAACTTGATCTACAGGACATTGCCCTGTCGGCGTTCACCCATTTCACGCAACAATCCTTGGGTTCTTTGGTGGAGGCTCTTCCAGCATTAGCCAAGTTACAGTTAGACGAAATTCCATCGCTTACGGATTTGGTTAGGAGTCAGATCGGTGAAGGGGTACAGGATTTATTGTCTGAAAATCTTGGGGCATTGGTCAGCAATGCGGCGATCGCCCAACTGCCCCTTTCCCAAATTCCCAATTTACAAACTTTTTCGGTAGCGGATATTCCCAGCTTGGCAGAAACTTCTCTCAAGGCATTTACGGGCTGGCAAGGGATTCACCTCAAGGATATTCCCGGCCTGGATCTGATTCCTCTGGCTGATTTGGGTATTTTGTCTCCCTCGGCGATCGCCTCCCTTGATCTCGTTTGGGGGGCAGCGGAATCACAGGCGACGTTTCAGCCGATCTCCGGCAGTACAACAGTTGGCTTTCGCTATCCTTGCCAACAGGAACGCTGTGCCTACATCGGACTTTCGGGGCAGGGACGCCAGGGCGATCGCACTCACTCATGGGCAGTTTTCGTGGACTTAAATAACTCAGGCTCAATTAGTTCGGAAGAAATGACTGACTGA
- a CDS encoding hypothetical protein (Helicase conserved C-terminal domain protein) yields MQNFPVTWFESGATIKQIKHYFSQGKSEIRIASGFFTLRGWGFIRSSTKNKKVYLLVGIDEPGEERARKLLINAILLDLRTGLDRERRQTVLDLIAKIESNNFHIVDARATDHHAKLYIVDSDTAIVTSSNTTGKGLVEQIESGCIYSSLLVDQYIQQTNNASQEIKTELNSYITQQVAELIKKFNDYFSNAIDITQELLTHLKKWLELCRPWDIYLKTILALDQTKEVSTTYDKEPLIYQKDMISLALKQIKEYGGSMLVASTGLGKTVIGTWIAVHLHKENIIDNVIVLCPNPVKKSWRYEIGDASIHADYFTLEILDKKTGNAQGLDDWERIRQKIKEKKSRYLLIFDESHKLRKRYPDQFGNKYSKLEKRRERKAFQRINELVNEIATMEQVRVLLLTGSPYATDINNINVQLHLLPHTSKDYKPYLLPEYFDDSSTWKIEEPEDFTELPVAQQLTTPHVAKYYSEKDEKGLYVLFGEKRKYFPEINLFTLEFPLFPQSESNLEWDLLSCIKEGYFDLNIPHSMFRKNILTQVKRSWSSSPSALLNTLYQVVDTPGGEREYDFVKKEKSEFLITREERQTKLNPIIRKLESFSIDQDLKVQSLLRIIERHSPKEKIVIFTELYPTAIYLEETILEYNPSLEVFCTISKEMISNRHYEYKAKSLKKVEEAINFFAPVANNFVPNDRQKLKNYNIFITTDNYGIGVNMQDASVVINYDIAWTPIEPIQRAGRILRLWEEFRTVQVYTLIPKSQMSAELESEFLDIGKRWKNLMHRHEESRKLTDLPVLTSEFNQNIAIPKFAPEILVEKGRFTLENADDKDISPFFMHTRKLHQHRKYTQSLPSDLRSALLYKGRVALLFLLLSVDGEYQTLLFNPESKEFQSHTPESLLNIIECQQETPVAMLHPNVVEELSDEAIQKYCIQKKIDENIIIRECVLYLQPKTEEKLTEFSQSFLPN; encoded by the coding sequence ATGCAAAATTTTCCTGTTACATGGTTTGAAAGTGGAGCAACCATCAAGCAAATCAAGCATTACTTTTCACAAGGTAAAAGTGAAATTCGCATCGCAAGTGGATTTTTTACACTCCGGGGATGGGGATTCATTCGATCCTCTACAAAAAATAAGAAAGTTTATTTGTTGGTCGGTATCGATGAGCCAGGTGAAGAAAGAGCAAGAAAATTATTGATCAATGCTATTCTTCTAGATCTTCGTACAGGACTAGACCGAGAACGTCGACAAACAGTACTTGATTTAATTGCAAAAATTGAATCTAATAACTTCCATATTGTTGATGCAAGAGCAACAGATCATCATGCAAAACTTTACATTGTTGATTCAGATACAGCAATTGTTACATCTTCTAATACGACGGGTAAAGGCTTAGTTGAACAAATAGAGTCTGGATGTATATATTCATCATTGCTTGTTGACCAATATATTCAACAAACAAATAACGCTTCTCAAGAGATCAAAACAGAGTTGAATTCTTATATTACACAACAAGTAGCTGAATTAATCAAAAAATTTAATGATTATTTTTCAAATGCCATTGATATTACTCAAGAGTTATTAACACATTTAAAAAAATGGCTAGAGCTGTGTCGACCCTGGGATATTTATTTAAAGACAATTCTTGCATTGGATCAGACTAAAGAAGTTTCAACAACTTATGATAAAGAACCGTTAATTTACCAAAAAGATATGATTTCTCTTGCGCTTAAACAAATCAAAGAATATGGTGGTTCAATGTTAGTTGCTTCAACCGGTTTAGGAAAAACTGTTATAGGAACTTGGATAGCTGTTCATTTACATAAAGAAAATATAATTGATAATGTTATAGTGCTTTGTCCAAATCCAGTTAAGAAATCTTGGAGATATGAAATCGGAGATGCTAGTATTCACGCTGATTATTTTACACTTGAAATCCTAGATAAAAAAACTGGAAATGCTCAAGGATTAGATGACTGGGAACGTATCAGACAAAAAATAAAAGAGAAAAAAAGTAGATATTTGTTAATTTTTGATGAAAGTCATAAACTGCGTAAGCGTTACCCTGATCAGTTCGGAAATAAGTATTCAAAACTTGAAAAAAGAAGAGAAAGAAAAGCATTTCAAAGAATTAATGAGCTAGTAAATGAAATTGCAACTATGGAACAAGTTAGAGTTCTACTACTAACTGGCTCTCCATATGCTACAGATATTAATAATATTAATGTTCAACTTCATTTATTACCCCATACCTCTAAAGATTATAAACCATACTTACTTCCAGAATATTTTGATGATAGCAGCACTTGGAAAATCGAAGAGCCAGAAGATTTTACTGAGTTACCCGTTGCACAACAATTAACAACGCCTCATGTTGCAAAATACTATAGTGAAAAAGATGAAAAAGGTCTTTATGTTTTATTTGGTGAAAAAAGAAAATATTTCCCTGAAATTAATTTATTCACTCTGGAGTTCCCCCTATTTCCACAATCAGAGTCTAATTTAGAATGGGATCTTTTAAGTTGCATTAAAGAAGGTTACTTTGATCTCAATATACCTCATTCTATGTTTCGAAAAAATATTCTTACGCAAGTTAAGAGAAGTTGGTCTAGTTCTCCATCTGCATTATTAAACACTTTGTATCAAGTCGTAGATACCCCAGGAGGAGAGAGAGAATATGATTTTGTCAAGAAAGAGAAATCTGAGTTTCTTATTACTCGTGAAGAGCGTCAGACTAAACTCAATCCTATTATTAGGAAATTAGAATCTTTTAGTATAGATCAAGACCTTAAAGTACAAAGTTTATTGAGAATAATTGAGCGCCATTCTCCCAAAGAGAAAATTGTAATTTTTACAGAACTTTATCCGACAGCCATTTATTTGGAAGAAACTATCCTTGAATATAACCCCAGTCTTGAAGTCTTTTGTACTATTTCAAAAGAAATGATCTCGAATCGACATTATGAATATAAAGCAAAGAGTCTTAAAAAGGTAGAAGAAGCAATTAATTTTTTTGCTCCAGTAGCAAATAATTTTGTTCCAAATGACAGACAAAAACTAAAAAATTATAATATTTTTATTACTACAGATAATTATGGTATTGGTGTAAATATGCAAGATGCATCGGTAGTTATTAACTATGATATTGCATGGACTCCAATCGAACCAATTCAAAGAGCAGGAAGAATTTTACGTTTGTGGGAAGAATTTAGGACTGTTCAAGTTTATACGCTTATTCCAAAATCGCAAATGAGTGCCGAATTAGAGAGTGAATTTCTAGATATTGGAAAACGTTGGAAAAATTTAATGCATCGTCATGAGGAATCACGAAAATTAACAGATTTACCTGTCTTAACATCTGAATTCAATCAAAATATAGCCATACCAAAATTTGCTCCTGAAATATTAGTAGAAAAAGGTAGATTTACTTTGGAAAATGCAGATGATAAAGATATTTCTCCCTTTTTCATGCACACACGAAAATTACATCAACATAGGAAATACACTCAATCATTGCCTAGTGATTTACGGAGTGCATTACTATACAAAGGACGTGTAGCTTTATTATTTTTATTATTGAGTGTAGACGGAGAATACCAAACATTACTCTTTAATCCTGAGTCAAAAGAGTTTCAGTCTCATACTCCAGAGTCATTACTAAATATAATTGAATGTCAACAGGAAACTCCAGTAGCTATGTTACATCCAAATGTCGTCGAAGAATTGAGTGACGAAGCTATTCAAAAGTATTGCATCCAGAAAAAAATTGACGAAAATATTATTATTCGCGAGTGTGTGCTTTATCTACAGCCTAAAACGGAAGAGAAATTAACTGAATTCAGTCAGTCATTTCTTCCGAACTAA
- a CDS encoding hypothetical protein (conserved hypothetical protein), protein MLMDSDQKLIDDLPEAIRAKVDFSESLGLLTGQGWDAEPFPANYLPEYVEIYANGADDTCFVVHQGRLIYVDQDFLGDRTTSTFVLVIDEIPRYVQVHGELILDTLGGCLLPDILLSPAAQMSLLLRVLKR, encoded by the coding sequence ATGCTCATGGATTCTGACCAAAAACTCATTGACGACCTTCCAGAGGCAATCCGCGCAAAGGTCGATTTTTCTGAATCCCTCGGTTTACTTACAGGTCAAGGTTGGGACGCTGAACCCTTCCCTGCCAATTACCTGCCTGAATATGTCGAAATCTATGCCAACGGCGCAGACGATACCTGTTTCGTTGTCCATCAAGGTCGCCTGATTTATGTTGACCAAGATTTTTTAGGCGATCGCACTACATCCACCTTCGTCCTTGTCATCGACGAAATTCCCCGCTATGTCCAAGTCCATGGGGAACTTATTCTTGACACTTTAGGTGGCTGTTTATTACCCGATATTTTATTATCCCCCGCTGCCCAAATGTCCCTTTTACTCCGTGTTCTTAAACGATAA
- a CDS encoding hypothetical protein (conserved hypothetical protein TIGR00305, putative) yields the protein MVPRIVLDTNVFVSALISASGLSRELLRSCLQGQCLPLMGNSLFAEYESVIHRKDVLSRCPLSPKEIQELLAVLMGVCQWVSIYYLWRPNLKDEGDNHLLELAIAGNAQAIITGNTKDFQRAELLFPDLLILTPEMFIRRLQDGNINNSSF from the coding sequence ATGGTTCCCCGCATTGTCCTCGATACTAATGTTTTTGTGAGTGCTTTAATTAGTGCTTCTGGTTTGAGTCGAGAGCTGCTTCGTAGCTGCCTTCAGGGTCAATGCTTACCACTCATGGGTAATTCTTTATTCGCTGAGTACGAGTCAGTGATTCACCGCAAGGATGTTCTTTCTCGATGCCCTCTCTCTCCTAAGGAAATTCAGGAATTATTGGCGGTACTCATGGGGGTTTGTCAGTGGGTTTCTATCTACTATCTCTGGCGACCCAACTTAAAAGATGAAGGGGATAATCATTTGTTGGAATTGGCGATCGCCGGAAATGCACAAGCTATTATTACGGGTAATACCAAAGATTTCCAAAGGGCTGAATTACTCTTTCCTGATTTATTAATTCTTACACCAGAAATGTTTATACGGAGGTTACAGGATGGCAACATTAACAATTCGTCTTTCTGA
- a CDS encoding hypothetical protein (conserved hypothetical protein): MATLTIRLSDDKHSRLKELAKARGISLNKLMEEFSNIALAEFDAHTRFKVLAAMGNKDQGLALLDKLDRHFLQS; this comes from the coding sequence ATGGCAACATTAACAATTCGTCTTTCTGATGATAAACACTCTCGCCTCAAGGAATTAGCTAAGGCTAGGGGTATTAGTCTCAATAAATTGATGGAAGAATTTTCTAATATCGCTCTCGCTGAGTTTGATGCCCATACTCGCTTTAAAGTGCTAGCTGCAATGGGGAATAAAGATCAGGGTTTGGCTTTGTTGGATAAGCTTGATCGGCATTTTTTACAATCTTAA
- a CDS encoding DNA helicase, TrwC and TraI like protein, whose product MLTIATMTPAKAGSYYKESYYAEEDQIKFSEWWGKGAAALGLTGKISDGKVFQNILQGRTADGTKKLRADPPQGKEARAGTDLTFSAPKSVSIAALVGGDKRLIEAHDQAVNRMLTLIEERYAETRINKQITPVDNICVAKFLHDTNRELEPNLHTHCLMMNLAQGEDGVWRSGTNGNLYHRKILLGKIYRNELAQAIQKLGYEIEIRADGLFELKGYTREQIEGFSDRHKQILEYLKTEGLDDTNENRIKALFETRKIKQHDVDRQALLEEWQSDAENLGIEHPTPNLGNSVSHKNLTVLVDQAIRHSEERTAIFAKEDLEAFIVAEPTGHSFEEIEAAIGVNPRLIHKGLRLATEESLIREKMTIALMQTGQGKLAPILMTKAPLPEVLTASQTEAINHALGSQDRVMGWVGVAGAGKTFTLNTLVKIAQAQGIEVSGFAPDASSAEVLGDEVGIATDTVAYHLLQQHEPSQKRQLWIIDEAGKLSAQEAYQLLLKSSQQNAQILLVGDPKQLTAVNAGAPFKSLIDHGLSATHLKDFLRQKDSIIARAVQLTYHNLGGEAIAWLQKHEKVSETPEIEDHAQQIAEAYLKLSEAERAETLVLSGTHRERHGIIHQLRVGLKQEGRIQEAEYVTETLGRKDMTEEQKQHARFYAVGDVLIPLKDHNCLKRSKRYQITQISGDDVTLNEQITLNLKGLKYPLKTEVFVKNELLIAVGDRLKWTRNNRLKKRTNGQEFTVTAIDPIQRIVSIVDNKDRLDEFSLDELNHCDHVLVGTVYSSQGKTAERVFVSFGNDPTVNRESILVALSRAKYEARIWTTNIQKLRELADISHNQTNPSELLKEQGIKLPIPPAPLHLKEKHWLERVEKSGIAPEVAALNAESLEGMDVYERLLEDHLATLGSGQYVTQPMKRVMDQYATVAKGGVWADGGIDATRLPYLIAGEIPPEKTFGEFKADHPRLDWRKTQQKGSDQYRKYEAPKDVPKGIIFPRVPEAIAEKIYAKYGVNPSPEQRKSGFWACVYWYPEIAIISVEGKKKAESVISQGYAAIALPSVTGGYRSRENSVELPKRRLHPELAVFATNGRQILMAFDQDTKQNTVQNVRRDLVRTGELLEEAGCKVSVLKWQPHEGKRIDDLIVNQGVERLMNILGHAIPLAWEAEKHYRNEYLKLRNYLLKTQGQGRKLTELMIDMAIFYTANPQDKIKILHQCNTLEAGRKRGIAEDDQSYQIQIEQELQRLQQKLKSKQRPRM is encoded by the coding sequence ATGTTGACGATCGCCACAATGACTCCAGCAAAAGCAGGGAGCTACTACAAAGAAAGTTATTACGCCGAGGAGGACCAGATTAAATTTTCGGAATGGTGGGGGAAGGGTGCGGCAGCTTTAGGCTTGACGGGAAAAATCAGTGATGGAAAAGTTTTCCAAAATATTTTGCAGGGCAGGACAGCGGATGGCACAAAAAAATTACGAGCAGATCCACCGCAGGGAAAAGAAGCAAGGGCAGGGACAGATCTAACATTTTCCGCACCGAAGTCAGTATCGATCGCCGCCTTGGTGGGGGGAGATAAGCGACTGATCGAAGCCCATGACCAAGCAGTAAACCGAATGCTGACTTTGATCGAAGAGCGATATGCGGAGACTCGAATAAATAAGCAAATTACGCCAGTGGATAACATTTGTGTGGCGAAATTCCTGCATGATACGAACCGTGAGCTAGAGCCGAATTTGCATACCCATTGCTTGATGATGAATTTGGCACAGGGCGAGGATGGTGTTTGGCGTTCGGGTACGAATGGAAATTTGTATCATCGCAAGATTTTATTGGGAAAAATCTACCGCAATGAGTTGGCGCAGGCAATCCAAAAATTGGGTTACGAAATTGAGATCAGAGCCGATGGATTGTTTGAGTTGAAGGGTTATACGCGAGAACAGATTGAGGGATTTAGCGATCGCCACAAACAAATCCTTGAATACCTGAAAACAGAGGGGTTAGACGATACAAACGAGAACCGAATCAAAGCCCTATTCGAAACCCGCAAAATCAAACAACATGATGTAGACCGACAGGCACTGCTGGAAGAATGGCAGAGTGACGCTGAAAACTTAGGCATTGAACATCCCACCCCAAACCTTGGGAATTCAGTCAGTCACAAAAATCTGACGGTGTTGGTTGACCAGGCCATTCGCCACAGTGAGGAACGGACTGCCATTTTTGCCAAGGAAGACCTAGAAGCTTTTATCGTGGCGGAACCGACAGGTCATTCCTTTGAAGAAATTGAAGCAGCCATCGGTGTAAATCCTCGACTAATTCATAAAGGACTGCGGCTGGCCACAGAGGAAAGTTTAATCCGAGAAAAAATGACCATTGCCCTGATGCAGACAGGTCAGGGGAAACTAGCACCGATACTCATGACTAAAGCTCCATTACCTGAGGTCCTCACTGCTTCTCAAACCGAGGCCATCAACCACGCCCTTGGAAGCCAAGATCGGGTTATGGGTTGGGTGGGAGTTGCCGGGGCTGGCAAAACCTTTACCTTGAATACCCTTGTTAAGATTGCCCAGGCCCAAGGCATTGAAGTGTCTGGTTTCGCGCCTGATGCCAGCAGTGCCGAAGTCCTCGGTGATGAAGTGGGCATTGCTACAGATACGGTGGCCTATCATCTCCTACAGCAGCATGAACCAAGCCAAAAGCGACAACTGTGGATTATTGACGAAGCTGGTAAATTATCCGCCCAAGAAGCCTATCAACTCTTGCTTAAGTCTAGTCAGCAAAATGCTCAGATTTTATTGGTGGGCGATCCCAAACAGTTAACTGCCGTTAATGCCGGGGCTCCCTTCAAGTCATTGATTGACCATGGCCTCAGTGCCACTCATCTCAAGGATTTTCTGCGGCAAAAGGATTCCATCATCGCCAGGGCTGTACAACTGACCTACCACAACCTCGGTGGTGAGGCGATCGCCTGGTTGCAGAAACATGAAAAAGTCTCTGAAACCCCAGAAATAGAAGACCATGCCCAACAAATTGCTGAGGCTTACCTCAAACTCAGTGAAGCAGAACGGGCCGAAACATTAGTTTTGTCTGGTACCCACCGGGAACGCCATGGCATCATTCACCAGCTTCGGGTGGGTTTAAAACAAGAAGGCCGCATTCAAGAGGCTGAATATGTGACCGAAACCCTGGGTCGCAAGGATATGACTGAGGAGCAGAAGCAACATGCCCGGTTCTATGCTGTGGGAGATGTCTTGATTCCGCTCAAAGACCACAATTGTCTCAAACGCTCCAAACGTTATCAGATTACCCAAATCTCTGGTGATGACGTGACCCTCAATGAACAGATCACCCTCAACCTAAAGGGCTTGAAGTATCCACTCAAAACAGAAGTATTCGTAAAAAATGAATTGCTTATTGCGGTAGGCGATCGTCTGAAGTGGACGAGGAATAACCGTCTCAAGAAACGCACCAATGGCCAAGAATTTACTGTGACTGCCATTGATCCCATACAACGCATCGTCAGCATCGTTGATAACAAAGACAGACTGGATGAGTTTTCCCTGGATGAACTCAACCACTGTGACCATGTCCTGGTGGGAACTGTCTATTCCAGTCAAGGTAAAACGGCTGAACGAGTGTTCGTGAGTTTTGGCAATGACCCCACTGTCAACCGTGAGAGCATATTGGTGGCTTTATCCCGTGCCAAATATGAAGCAAGGATCTGGACGACCAATATCCAGAAATTGAGGGAACTAGCAGATATTTCCCATAACCAAACAAATCCCTCAGAGCTGCTCAAAGAGCAAGGGATTAAATTACCAATTCCCCCAGCCCCGTTACACCTGAAAGAAAAACATTGGTTAGAGCGAGTAGAAAAATCAGGCATTGCCCCAGAGGTAGCTGCCCTCAATGCCGAATCATTAGAGGGGATGGACGTCTATGAACGCTTACTGGAAGACCATTTAGCGACTTTAGGCAGCGGGCAATATGTGACCCAACCGATGAAGCGAGTGATGGATCAATATGCCACCGTTGCTAAGGGAGGCGTCTGGGCTGATGGTGGTATTGATGCAACTCGTCTTCCGTATTTAATCGCAGGTGAAATCCCTCCAGAGAAAACTTTTGGGGAATTTAAAGCCGATCATCCCCGTCTAGACTGGCGCAAAACCCAACAAAAAGGCAGTGACCAGTACCGCAAATATGAAGCACCAAAGGATGTGCCGAAGGGGATTATTTTCCCAAGAGTCCCTGAGGCGATTGCTGAAAAGATTTATGCAAAGTATGGCGTAAATCCCAGTCCTGAGCAGCGAAAGAGTGGTTTTTGGGCTTGTGTTTATTGGTATCCAGAAATTGCCATTATTTCAGTGGAGGGTAAGAAGAAAGCGGAATCGGTGATTAGTCAGGGCTATGCGGCGATCGCCTTACCGAGTGTGACAGGGGGATATCGGAGTCGAGAAAATAGTGTGGAATTGCCGAAACGCAGACTCCATCCCGAATTGGCGGTATTTGCTACGAACGGACGGCAAATCCTGATGGCATTCGACCAAGACACTAAACAAAATACCGTACAAAACGTGCGGCGAGATTTAGTGCGAACAGGTGAACTTTTAGAGGAAGCAGGCTGCAAAGTTTCAGTTTTAAAATGGCAGCCTCACGAAGGCAAAAGGATTGATGACTTGATCGTCAACCAAGGTGTAGAGCGATTGATGAATATTTTAGGTCATGCTATCCCGTTAGCCTGGGAAGCTGAAAAACATTACCGCAATGAATATTTAAAGCTGAGGAATTATTTACTCAAAACCCAAGGACAAGGGCGAAAATTGACAGAACTGATGATTGATATGGCGATCTTCTACACCGCGAACCCCCAGGATAAAATCAAAATCCTGCACCAATGCAACACCCTCGAAGCAGGTCGTAAACGAGGAATTGCTGAAGATGACCAAAGCTATCAGATTCAGATAGAACAAGAATTACAGCGTCTGCAGCAAAAATTAAAATCTAAACAAAGACCCAGAATGTAA